A window from Bacillota bacterium encodes these proteins:
- a CDS encoding Mrp/NBP35 family ATP-binding protein, giving the protein MAEENAECSSCEQGQTCPSKTKTGLDKLPVPEHSSIRHVVAVMSGKGGVGKSTVTALIASALAKKLHRVGVLDADITGPSIPKLFGIKDRPEGTSLGLIPPKSLLGISIMSLNLLLPNEDDPVVWRGPLIGGAVKQFWTDVVWGDLDYLIVDLPPGTGDAPLTVLQSLPLDGIILVSSPQELAVMVVKKAIRMAEMLDVPILGVAENMSYLNCPHCGDKIELFGPSHVRAAAQAENLKFLGALPVDPQLAELGDQGEIEKYPVDFLDGIETILGASK; this is encoded by the coding sequence ATGGCTGAAGAAAATGCTGAATGCAGTAGCTGCGAGCAGGGACAAACGTGCCCGTCAAAGACCAAGACCGGCCTAGACAAGCTGCCGGTTCCGGAACATAGTTCTATCCGCCATGTGGTGGCGGTGATGAGCGGCAAAGGCGGGGTGGGGAAGTCCACTGTAACAGCGCTGATAGCCAGTGCTCTGGCTAAGAAGCTTCACCGTGTGGGCGTGTTGGACGCTGATATTACCGGCCCGTCTATTCCCAAATTATTTGGTATCAAAGATCGCCCGGAAGGTACGTCCCTGGGTTTGATTCCACCCAAGAGCCTGCTAGGTATCAGCATCATGTCGCTCAATTTGCTCTTACCTAACGAAGACGATCCTGTTGTTTGGCGCGGTCCTCTTATCGGCGGGGCAGTCAAGCAGTTTTGGACCGATGTGGTTTGGGGCGATCTGGATTACTTAATTGTGGACTTGCCGCCGGGAACAGGGGATGCGCCGCTTACTGTTCTGCAATCACTGCCCTTAGATGGCATCATTCTAGTTTCCTCACCGCAGGAACTTGCTGTTATGGTGGTAAAGAAAGCCATTCGCATGGCCGAGATGCTGGACGTGCCTATTTTGGGTGTGGCCGAAAACATGAGCTACCTGAACTGTCCGCATTGCGGCGACAAGATTGAACTGTTTGGCCCCAGTCACGTAAGGGCAGCGGCTCAGGCAGAAAACCTCAAGTTCTTGGGCGCCCTGCCGGTAGACCCGCAGTTGGCTGAACTGGGTGACCAAGGAGAGATAGAGAAGTATCCGGTGGATTTTCTGGACGGAATCGAAACAATTCTAGGAGCAAGTAAATAG